The genomic DNA GTGAGCCAATAGCGCCGTGGCAGTCTTAGACCCATTCCATACTCCTTTCGATTGCGCGGCGCCCTGAGACACAGCCTTCAGTAGGCGCGGCACGATTAGTAAGACTATATGTTATCGGGTAAATATTGCATCCTGCGGCCCGGCAAATTCATGTTCGCTGATCGCCCACCCCTTCAACGGCGGCATCCTGTCGCACCGGCAGGTTTCTGAACGCTGCCAGCGCCCGCGCCCTGGACTCGCGCAAATCGACGATCGGTGCCGGATAATCCATGGCGCCAAACAAGCCGCCTGGGGTATTTGGGCTATGGACCTGTTGCCCAGTCAGATCGTTCAGTTCCGGTAGCCAGTACTTGATGAATAGTCCCTCGCGGTCAAATTTTTCCGACTGGCTCAACGGGTTGAAGATGCGGAACCAAGGCGCTGAGTCGGTGCCGGTGGAGGCGCTCCACTGCCAGCCGCCATTATTGGCGGCCAGGTCGCCGTCGATCAGGTGCTGCATGAAAAAACGCTCGCCTTCACGCCAATCGATCAGCAGGTTCTTGGTCAGAAACATGGCGACTACCATCCGCAAACGGTTGTGCATCCAGCCGGTTTCCAGCAATTGGCGCATGGCCGCATCGATAATCGGCAGGCCAGTGCGCGCCTGTTTCCAGGCCTCCAGTTCTGCGGGGGCTTTGCGCCACGCGAGCGCCTCGGTCTCCGGGCGGAACGCGCGGTGGCGCGACACACGTGGATAGCCCACGAGAATGTGTTTATAGAACTCCCGCCAGAGCAATTCATTGATCCAAGTCACAGTGCCGGCACTTCCACTCTCGAATTCACCCCGGTTGGCTTGCAGTGCGGCATGCAGGCACTGACGTGGCGACACCACCCCGGCTACCAGATAGGCCGAGAGCTGGCTGGTGCCGGGCCGGGCGGGGAAGTCCCGTTCGTGCTGGTAATCGTCGAGGTGTTGGTCGACAAAGCTGTCCAGACGCCGTCGGGCTTCGGTTTCCCCGGCGGGCCAGAGGGCGCGCAGCGCTTCACGGGGCGGGGCGAATCCATCGACTTGCGTCGGCACAGTATCGCGGGCAATGCCCGTGGGAGCCTGCCGGGGCGGCGTGGCGACCAGGCTCGGCAATGAAAAGTGCAGACGGTTGTAGCAGACTTTGCGGAACTGGCTGAACACTTGGAAATAGTTGCCGGTCTTGGTCAGCACGCTGCCAGGCTTGAACAGCAGTTGGTCGAGATGACTGCGAAACTCAATGCCCTGGTCATTCAACGCGCGTGCGACCTCGGCGTCGCGTTGCGTTTCATTCACGCCGTACTCTTCATTGACATGCACGGCACTGATGTTCAGTTCGCGACACAGCTTGAGCAGCACGGACGGCGCCTGGTGCCAATGCGCTGACTCGCGGATCAAGAGCGGGATGTTCAATTCATCCAGGGTCGCGCTCAACGCGCCGAGGTTGCGCAGCCAGAAATCGATCTTGCACGGTGCGTCGTCATGGACGCGCCACTGCTCGGGGCTGGTCAGGTACACCGCTGCGCATGGCCCTCGGGCTGCGGCAGCCGCCAGGGCGGTGTTGTCGTGCAGGCGCAAGTCGCTGCGCAACCAGATCAGTTGCAGGCTGTTTTTCATTTAAAGGAGTTCTCTGCGGCTCAGTTCGCGGTGAGCCGATAGCGGGTCTTCGGCCCAGGACAGGTCAATCTTCGCAACGCCTGTGGATAACCGGGCCTGGTGGATCGACGCGGCCGGGCCGGCAATGATGATCGGGCAATCGATACCGCTGAGCAGCCTGGGCAGTTGGGACAGATTGAGGGCGTGATTGGAATACAACAGGACGCCACGGGCCTTGAGGCGTTCGACTGCCAGGGCCAGTTCGCCCGCCGGTAGCGGGCTGTCGAACACTTCCACCGGGCAGTCGGCGCTGCTGACCAGCCAGGCGGTGAGCCACAAATGCGGCTCCTGGGGTAAGTCCGAATGATTGACCAACAAAAGTGGCGCGCCGCGCACCTGACGGTTGTTGTGGTAGATCCGGCTGCCGAATTTGCTGCGCAGCCACGAGTACAGGAAAACCTGTTCCAGTTGCGCGCCGAACTGGCCTTGCCAGCGCAGGTGCAGTTCGGCCAGCAGCGGCAGGAGCAATTGTTCGCACACGGTCCAGGGTGGATACAGCGCCATCGCCTGGTTGACCAGGTCATCGATCTGACGTTCGGCCAGTTGCGTCACCGCCAGCGCCAGGGCGTGACGCTGACGCTGCCAATCGTTCTCCGGTGGCTGTGTGGGCTCCATCGGCAGCGGCGGTATGTCCAGCAACGGCTTGATCTTGCTCACCGCAACGCCACGATCGATCCAGGTGAGGATATTCCGGATCCGTTGCACATGGTCGGCGTTGAACAAGCGGTGGCCCTTGGGCGTGCGGTGCGGCACGATCAGGCCGTACCGGCGCTCCCAGGCCCGCAGCGTGACGGCGTTGACACCGGTCTGCCGGGCGACTTCGCGGATGGGCAACCAGCCTTGCGCCAAGGCCTTGGCAAAGTCGGCTCCCAGGTCTTCGCGGGCGCTGGCATCGGGGTCGTGGTTCATTAAATAGCGTTTCGCAAGCTGAGGTTTTCCGGGTGCGGTTGCAGGTAGACCTGCTGCGCCAGGTAAGGATCGGGGTGCTGGCGCAGGTGATGCTTGAGCAAGGTCAGCGGTACCACCAAGGGCACGATGCCGAGGCGGTATTGCCCGATGAGGTGCTGCACCTCCTGTTTGTCCTCGGCGTCGATGTCGCGCTTGAGGTACCCGCTCAGGTGTTGCAGCACATTGGTGTGGGTACGGCGGGTGGCGCATTTCTTCAAGGCGGCCATCAATGCACCGAAATAGCGTGGGCCCAGCTCATTGGCATCGGCCTTGCCCATGGTGCCCAGCAGTTTGCCCAGGGCCTTGTACTGCTCCGGGTTGTGCGCCATCAGCAGGTATTTGTAGCGCGAGTGGAATTCGATCAGGTCGCGCCGGGTCAGGCGCTGGCGGCGCAAGGGTTGCCAGGCGGCATAGGCAAACACCCGGGTCAGGAAGTTCTCCCGCAGCACCGGGTCGTTGAGGCG from Pseudomonas beijingensis includes the following:
- a CDS encoding MerR family transcriptional regulator; its protein translation is MNHDPDASAREDLGADFAKALAQGWLPIREVARQTGVNAVTLRAWERRYGLIVPHRTPKGHRLFNADHVQRIRNILTWIDRGVAVSKIKPLLDIPPLPMEPTQPPENDWQRQRHALALAVTQLAERQIDDLVNQAMALYPPWTVCEQLLLPLLAELHLRWQGQFGAQLEQVFLYSWLRSKFGSRIYHNNRQVRGAPLLLVNHSDLPQEPHLWLTAWLVSSADCPVEVFDSPLPAGELALAVERLKARGVLLYSNHALNLSQLPRLLSGIDCPIIIAGPAASIHQARLSTGVAKIDLSWAEDPLSAHRELSRRELL
- a CDS encoding YbgA family protein, whose product is MHSAAIAKPKIAISACLMGAEVRFNGGHKQSPLCSRTLIEYFDFVPVCPEVAIGLGIPREPIRLVGDPEHPEALGTVNRDLDVTRPLADYGRQMAGELDDICGYIFMQKSPSCGLERVKVYDHNGVTQDGGGRGIYAQAFCERHPDLPVEEDGRLNDPVLRENFLTRVFAYAAWQPLRRQRLTRRDLIEFHSRYKYLLMAHNPEQYKALGKLLGTMGKADANELGPRYFGALMAALKKCATRRTHTNVLQHLSGYLKRDIDAEDKQEVQHLIGQYRLGIVPLVVPLTLLKHHLRQHPDPYLAQQVYLQPHPENLSLRNAI
- the phrB gene encoding deoxyribodipyrimidine photo-lyase; translated protein: MQLIWLRSDLRLHDNTALAAAAARGPCAAVYLTSPEQWRVHDDAPCKIDFWLRNLGALSATLDELNIPLLIRESAHWHQAPSVLLKLCRELNISAVHVNEEYGVNETQRDAEVARALNDQGIEFRSHLDQLLFKPGSVLTKTGNYFQVFSQFRKVCYNRLHFSLPSLVATPPRQAPTGIARDTVPTQVDGFAPPREALRALWPAGETEARRRLDSFVDQHLDDYQHERDFPARPGTSQLSAYLVAGVVSPRQCLHAALQANRGEFESGSAGTVTWINELLWREFYKHILVGYPRVSRHRAFRPETEALAWRKAPAELEAWKQARTGLPIIDAAMRQLLETGWMHNRLRMVVAMFLTKNLLIDWREGERFFMQHLIDGDLAANNGGWQWSASTGTDSAPWFRIFNPLSQSEKFDREGLFIKYWLPELNDLTGQQVHSPNTPGGLFGAMDYPAPIVDLRESRARALAAFRNLPVRQDAAVEGVGDQRT